AACAGCCTTTTTCCTTCCGCTTTGTGTTGGAACTTCCGGTCAGCTAGTTCGGTTAGCTGGTGTAAGGTAGTGTAAGATGGATGTTACCTGGGCAGAGAGGGGAAATGTTGCTACACCCTAGTCTAATAACAGAGTGGATGGACGACATGAGGAGATGGCCCCCTGTGATGTACGGCCATATTTTCAATCATATGGTTTCATCTGTAGGCGTAGACGGGGCTTCGATGAAACACTTTAAAAGCACCGAAGCATTCCAGTACCTACAGAGCGGAAAGGTCGGTCGCGTCCTGCTGCATAAACCGGATGatcaaaagttatttttaaaaGCCACCGTAAGCCCAAGCCAGGCCAGCTCTCTGGTCACAGCGCTTGGAGAAGTAAAGGTCTTGCAGCAGAGTCGTGATCGGTCATGCATTGATCCTCCCACTGTGTTCCGATGTCGCGCTGTCCATCACCCTCGGGCTCGAGCTCGAGCTCAGGCTCAACCTCAGCAGCATTGCTGGTTGATGCCTCTATGAAAATAATGACTAAGATTTATCCGTGTTGTCATGGCTTAACTAAGGTTAACactatttttaaaacatttactcCTAAACTACAATCGTTTGAAACTGTGTTGACAAGCAGTCGATAACAGAATGTTACCACAAATGTAGCTAGCTGCTAACTGGCGTTAGGGCAAAGTATGTTCTGAGAACTTACCTGATTGCCTAACAAGCTGTCGTCGCGGACGTCGCAGCGGAGCTTCATAGCCGAGCCATTTCTCAGGATACGGGTGCTGGGTAGTAGGTCTACCCTCCACAGAATGAAAGGAACAGACATAGGGCTTTTTTGGAGGGTTTCTTAAGTTAAGTGCCCTCAGCCAAAGACGCCGGTCTTCCTCAACGCTAGGAGGCGGATGGAGATGAAAACCTGGCCCACAGCATTCAGTTCGCCTCTTCCCGTGAGTAAAACACTCGTGCTGAAGAGACAATCTTCTCTTATTCCAATTATTGTGGCAACCACGGACTGCACAAATGATACTAGTCATTGTACCTGACTTCTTTTTACCCTTGATTTTAATGACTCAGCTGCGCCACCGgaacacaaaataaacaagaTGGCTCCGCCCTTGTAACCATGGAGAACAGGGTGAATAGAGACGACACAGTAATGACACTGAGATGCTTTTTATTCAGAGCTTTCACTGATTCTTTCAGGGTGGCAGCTTCAGGACCCTTTCTCCAGTCTGAGCCTCCCCTGGAACACAGTCACACATACTGGGACATGTGGGAAAGCCTCACAGTGTTCATGCCGTGCATATCTGAGAACATCCACAGGGAGACACTTTATCATTTACAGGCTGATTCTGTCATTTCAACATCTTTCAGAGTCAGATTTGTGCTAGAAATGATGTTCTACGCTGCATGCTGACACGTAGAAATAATCCCATTCTGCCTGTAAGCAGCTGTGAACAGAAACAGCATGGCTGCACTGTTATTACTGTGTTATGCTGATGCATGGAAGCAGCTGAATGATTGTGCTGTAAACACTGAGAACAGCctgcagatgtggctgttgGGCTGCTTTTGCTTCACAGTCGGTGCAGACAACATGCAGCAGCTTGAAAGATAAATGTGAAATCACACAGAGTTCAGGAGGTGCAGGTCACATCTTCATGGAAAACAACCAGCTGATTATTTCACTCTTCTTCATGTGGACGACTCAGTAGAGATGAAATGACTTtatttcctccatgtttactgTTTCTAAGAAGTTTCTTCAGTCTGACCCGACTTGGAACAGAGTCAAATGTATTGGGACACGTGGGAAAGTGGATCCTTTGGACCCTCCATACAAAGACACTTTCTCAtttctctctttactttgttgTTTGAAGACATTTTAAAGATGCTTTGAATATAAATAACATTCATGAATTAACATGGTTTTAAAACTATTTTCTACACTGTTTAACTTCTGGGTTTTGTTGCTCTGTCTTACATATTCACAAAAGTCATCCAATCATCACCTTTTTACTGGAATTCATTGAATAATGTGTGTTCTGTGGCCAGAGATCACACTACACGACTGCCATAATGAGACTTTTTCAGGACTCTACAAATTAGAAAATGTATCTGTGGTAACTTGTAAAATAAAAGAACCACGAAACACAGATTGCCGAGTTTTCACCTTTTATCTGAATTGTAAGTAATTAAACATACAGCACGGTTTCTGAGAGAACTGTACACAACTTGCCAACGCAACATCCGGtctgcttcttcttctacaCTGGCTGCCTAATAATAAtacacatccatccattataGTGGTCATCGGGCGCCACCTATTGGTAATAATTAATATTTCCCATATTTACATCATTACAACAGTATCCATCAAAGGACAAATAATTGTTGTAAACATAtcaaacaatccaaactgtgTCCTCAGCTTCTGCCAACAACGTCAGACTTTTCCAGAATCCTGAATAAATGAGGAAATATGATGGTCAGCTTGTCCCTGAGGACCCCTCTCCCACTTCCTGTAGATGGTGAATGCAGCACTGCGACACGTCCTCTCCTCAGTCTGAGCTGAGATCACAGGCGCCACAGCTTTAACGTGTCAGCAGCATCTCTCCAGCAGTGAAGATCTTTTTGGATGGAACTGATCggctggaggaaaacaaaatggctgccatGTGAAATACACCGGTGGAGCACGTTTAAAATCCTTCTGTCCGCACCATCCGATGTCAACACTGTCAGGTTTTCTCTCAGATGGAGCTGACAGATCCTTCTTTCACCTCTTATAAGACACATCATCTTTGACCTTGGTGAAGTATTCCACTGATATTTCATGCTTTTGTTTCCCCACAGATGTAAACACAGCCTGATCTACGTTCCTTAACCTTATTCTGTACATTCTTATTCTGTGTTCCTCAGCTCTGGTCCTCGGGGGTCACTGCCCAgcatgttttagatgtttccttctccatcTCACCTGAGGGAGGTACTACCAGGTGAGATTAACGCTTTAGCGAGCTCTGAGGTTTCAGTGGCACGGAGGTGTCTCTCTTTTAACCTGCTAGATCACCATGGTGACCGAAGCTGAACTGGGTGGGAgcagtttttgtttagtttcagATTGAATCGGCCATAAAAAGCCACAGACtttctgtcagagatctgtgttttaaatagtttttaatACAGCGGGgtctgatttaaaagcaaaagtGATTGGATTTCTTGTACAAGCTTTACTGACAAACAGCCAGTGGCTACTGTGACTGTGTCAGCATGGTCTCAGTGAGCTGTAGGAACTGTGGCACCTCAGGTCTAATGCTGGCTCAGGAGATATCAGTGGGTGTAATCCTGGGAAGCACCAATCAACCATTTAGATTGACTGTAGGGAACGTCCCTGGTTCCAGAAATATTAATGTGTTTGTGAAGATCATCCAGTCCGTCTGCAGCCAGTGAAAGTTTGGCCGCAGTGGCAGCAACTCAGGCCGGTCGGGTGATTTATAGTTTAAACCTGTCAGTGGTAGAATATGTCATGTCTGTGaggtttttagttcctgtttagttttttagctttgtcatgttttaagtttatctcatgccttagttttggAGTTCAGGTCTtgtctttagtttttccatgtccccatagtttctgttgccctgccatcagcttcactcacagCACCggatgtttttcccctcagctgcactcactcaccgatcactccctcagtatttagtttccagttttCTCATGAATCTcggccagatcctcaccgtctcCCATGGTCTTACCCGCCACCGTCCATTATGTCAAGTCAAGTATTCACAGGTAAAATAACTGCAGTGGGAAACCACTGTACATGTGTTTAACagcacaaagagagaaaaagatctGAAAAATATACAATATTGTGAATATTAATTCAACAACAAACAATGATTTGATGTGTTGAAACTTTGAGGTTTAAAGGTTAATATCCCAGTTTCctgctgtttgtctttgttCTATCCACCATCCCTCCATCTTCTCTACTCTCTTGATCCCGGCTGCCTTTAGGCACGAGGCGATGTGCGTCCTGAAGGGTCGGCAGTccctcacagggccacacaatcATGCACACTCACCCTCACTCCCAGCCTCAATGTACAATCATGTTgaatctaacatgcatgtttttggacagtgggaagaAGAAGGAGTACTCAGAGATGTCATCTATGTTTTATGAAtgaactaacaaacaaaaagcaaatgAGAAAAATAGTGATGCTTTAACTTCCCCAGAATACATCATCAAATAATAAAGAAGCTGTCATCAAAGTTGGAGGTAATTATTTCATTTAGAACATTTAGAATGTGTCAGATTTTCAggagaagatatttagatttcaTCAAGCTTCAAAATGTGTAATAATTAGGTCATAACAAGAATGTGCCACCAAGCTGGTAAAAAAGTACGCCTCCGTCATTATACCACAGTGTAGCGTTACCTGATAATAtaaaaggatttttttattcaaactttttattttccattaaccATTTTATACAAACATATACACAATTCACTCTTTGTCCCGTTTCACATTTGACATCTTATTACTTTCACATTTACACAGACCCTTTTAAACACTTTAACCTACCGTAAATATTCCCGACTGACTATTCCAACTAACACAAGTCCTCGATATAggcaaaagtaaagaaaaatatatttctcACAAATATCCATTAACTCACTCAGAGATTGTGGTTATCTTTAACATCTATGACCATGTAAATCCGCATTAATTACAGTGTAAGGAACAACAGTGAACATcggaaaactaaaaactaaggtaataaaaatacataacaCCAACTAaactcaaggaaaaaaaaaaaaaaaagaatatataaggatttaccagaagttctcactgtctcaataaaccttatttaacctcgtatgtagggcaccaccttcaaagaaggaaattctggtatgttaagttaatatttcaattaatattcagtctcacaTCTCGCTACTTTCATAAATTCTTGTTtcgttggacagacattacgtaaagaaagcatacaacacaacctgtggttatacatatatatagttatatgaactatttattaaaacgctatgaccaaagacatgaaccttaaaacaaacaggagatgcgttgaatatgggtgattatatacaacacttagtgaatggaaaataaaatagggggggggggggggtcctttGGTTGTGGATGACTTTCATGGACTTTGCAGTTAGCTGGACGGTCGCTTCTTTTCCACCAGGAAACAGGAACTGGCTGTTATCGAGGACTTCACCGCACAGAATGACCAAAAAACTATGTGATAACGTGCAGCAGCGGAGGTTAAAAACGTGCGCCGTAAAAAGAACATGGATGGTGATGgaggaacaaaaacacagaaaacgtgtatctttagactacttcattctgtttctatctTTGTTCATCTGTACAGttatgacatatgaatagcgaacccaacaatgttattttcctgtgttaacaatggagtacaaaaagatacagaagggacatcgtttaacagttgcattactgcatataactgtccagtttactgactcCGTTTGGATTTAACTcttcaacactacagaccactagggggcagtgTGGTTCCATAGGCGGGTTAGTCATTTTTCCAACAGGGTTATTTCAAGCTTTCATAGGCCGAAGTTTGTTGTAAATGAGGCGATTTCCGTCTCTTCCTTTGTGTAGACTTCCCACATCTGGTCCTGacccagaaaaacatccccacagGAATGCTTGCATCTTCCAAAGGTTTAAGGTATATTAATTCCACACTGGAGCGTGCTGCAAATGAATTTATCCATCTCATGAACCCACTGAGATAGCTTTCTCCAGTTGCTTATTCTAGTCTCAGTTTctcaaatacaataaaaatcCATAAAGTGTTTCATGATCATTTTTAGataaacacaataaacacatttaaatgtcCCTGAATGGATTTACGGAGACGGATAAAGTCTCTAATGAttttataaataaatgattttctCAGCTCAGTGGATGGCTGTAACTGTCATTGTGTTATTAAGCTGAAAAGCCACAGCTAACGGTGTGGAGGCCGCAGAGCAGGAACccacacagctgcagcaaaggcAGTCTGAGTGTCTGTCAGCAGGTTTTTCTGTCCTAATAACCACTGAGAACAGATTCATATCTGCTGCTGCACACACTCATCAACCCCCCTCTCTGCTGTTTGTCTTTTCTCTGCTTCCTGGAAACCTTTTTACCACTGAGCCCTCCACCCACACAGCTGAACGGAGCTCAGtcacttattcatttattcacagGGTAAGAGAGGAATAAAGAGAGCAAATGAAATGAGAGGAAGAGACTTAACACCACAGTCAAAAGGCTCTCAACATACCTAACCTGTAAACaagcagagaaacaaacaacaacaagcttattttccACTTTATTGAGAATGTTGAAGTGAATAAATGTGAAGAAGCAAACACACTGTGCACATACAGAAtattaaaaagagagaaatgttgTTAAATGCTGAAACATCTACAAGGCAGCTGATAATTCAGCTTCATTTAGTTTCTCCCACACATCCTGAGTAAGGTTGGTGAACGCTGATCAAAGTGATGAACCAGATGAACGGATGAGATGTGATGGTGAGAAAAGGCCAGCAGAAAACAGTCAGTCAGCATGTGTGCAGCCGGTGGACGCTCCCTTGTTTCTGAGGATCATCAGCAGAGAGAGTCCACAGCAGCACACCAGACTCTTCACTATCAGCAGCGTGTACAGCAGGCACAGCAGCTTCACCCTCAGCTCAGACTGGAAGGAGGCTGACAGCTTCACAGGCTGAGGAGGAACCGAGCTCGCTGCTGGATCAGATGCTGGAGACGTTTCTTCTGGCAGATGtgcaggagctgctgctgttggtggtggagctgctgctgttggtggtggagtagCAGGAACCTCTGAAAgagaaaaggtttggagttgcaGTGAGAAATGTCCGtcctctgctcctctgctctctctgaCAGCGTCTCCACATGAAGCTGAATCCCTGCTGAACACAGTCACCGAGCCTTGGTTACCTTGTTGTGTTTGGGCCTCCACTCGGCCCCCCTCGTGCTCCACGGAGCAGCTGTATTTATACGTGTGGAGAGAGTCGCTATCAACCGCTCTGATGGCGGCGGAGCGTCCCGACCGCTGGAAGTTAGTTTGCCATCCCTCAGCAGGGGGCAGCTCCTCCAGACCACCgttcttcttctgtcttttccagGAGAAGCGGaccagaggaggaaacatgCCTGAGGCCAGACACAGCAGGGAGCTCCTCCCCTCCAGGTGGACTCTGGATGCTATCGGACACACGCTCACCACGGGCTTCACCACCTGCTCATCTGGAGTTGGACAGCAGCAacaagcagcacacacacacattcacacagtcagcagcagcttccaaagggacatttttgtccccttttaaaacgacataaaaacatcatatattaatatatttttccactttttttcataaatcttttattccacttcggttctgatcataaccaccaagttttcaattatttttctcaaaattaaccctttagatgccaatttgaactttttagcccaaatttgaagcctttaggtgccagtatttacATATATGTGTATAGATGTGTATATTtcaaatatggaatgcaaagtggaattattgagtaggggtAATTATGATCTGGGATAtatcaatgattagcaacaacattgctttttagggatttttagtttttttgttatgcctgatttaaaaaaaaaaaactccttaatttctgaaaagggacattttttcataaatcttttcttccacttcagttctgatcataaccaccaagttttcaattattttccaaaaaatgaaccctttaaatactagtgtatatgagctaaacaccaatttctgttaaaacacacacacacaaaaactgctgtattttcaatgtatgcaatgcaaagtgaaatattctatgggggattattaggtctgggatatgtcattcatgagctacaacatcagtttttacagatttttagtttttctgcagtggcagattacagaaacggctcagGTGTGCCATAGTCTAATGCTgcattcattataatggatgtctatgggaccgaagtgcagagcgagcagcaaacaccgtaacaggcgcagctatcgctaggtggctgaacgcattgatatgaagggaggcaaaaatagcgccaagagattgtgaggtctgactttttcctggagaatgattttgtgatgcaaatgtattactctgttgaacgcatattgttctgagaagcaaaacgctttattttttaaaccccagccaactagccggactaccttcatcaacaccaaaacgaggctggaactctgctcacaggacgcagcagggggtaagaagatgttcagaaatgatgctgctgatatgggatgttacacagcttcatgtcaaaagaggcgaactatccctttaatatcatctatctgtgtggccctgtgatgaactggggACCCACCCAGGGTGGCCCCCACCTCTggcccagtggcagctgggatagactccagcccctcCACCCCTGAATAGGATGGAGCggctgtagaaaatggatggaggcAAATGTCCTTCTGACCAACATTTACTTTGGTCTCATCACCAGAAAACAGCAAATCAGATTTTTGGAAGGATTTTTCAGCCAGTTGAAACTTTTctgaataaagacaaaaacaacaaagagttCATGTGTGTAAAAGTCTCCGTAGATTTATAACCATCACATCTCTGACCACACCAATGATGATGTaatgatttcattttaaaggaCATGTTTGACATGTGTTACACATTTACATCCAaatacttttcttctttttctcaaaCTTATTTCTTAATATGAAACTTTTCTTCTGATTTTTCCATTCTGTTCATCAGTCTTGAAACATACAAACAGAAGCGTTTGAGCTTTAATAAGTTGCCTTATATCGTCTGTCAGAATTGAACTTACTGACTAAAATATGCTCAAAATCTCCTTCAAACATGGTTTCATATTCAGTtattttcacttcttttttagcttcttttccaAAACAATATTCAGTCTGAAAAAGATGAACATCTGAGCGAGTAACTGTTTCATGGACTTATTTTGAGTTGgaactgatttaaaacacagaagcacacaGATAGAAAACTGATATTTAACATCAAATCTCCTGTAATAAATATCAACCCAACAGAATCACTGAGATGATCAATAACTAAATATCTGTGACATCACTAACAGTTAAGTTCAGTTGTTCCTGAGATTTAAACAAATACAACTGAACTGTACAAACAGGTGCAACTTTAATCCCAAATGTGACAGAAAACATGTCGAACTTTAACTGGAGCGTTCTGCTTTAATGTTAAAGTCAAATACGGCCTTTAAGTCAGACTTCATATTCGCCTCCAACTACTTTGTAAAACAGATTTTCTCCTTTACTATTTAGATTTAtatcagaaaggaaaagaagaccAAGTGAGTTTGAGCCGTTATATGTCCACCAATGTTTTCTCTGAAGGTTCATTAACAGCTATTTACTCCAGTTCAAACATGATGAATATCTGAATTTAACTTCAAAGTACGATAAACTGTCTGATCTGTAAATTCATCTTcagcttttattctgttttacttcaatttaacatttttaaaaagacttctTTAATTCACAGGATAAAAATGACTTCTAAATATTTGAACGATGAATAATTATCGTCTTCATCTTATTTCAAATGAAACATGTTTAAATGATCATTCTGAGTAAATATCAAATCACTTTTCTGTTTGAATCTCATCCTGTTTTTGAACAACAGATGTGACAGAATCCCTGAGACCATCAAATCCTAAATCTTTGGAACATCACTAATATTTGCAGAAATAAAGAATAAGTTTAGCTGTTCAGTGAGATTTCAACATGTTTTCAGAAATGATTGAGCTTTTCTTCTGGAACAATGGCTGCAGGATGAATTCTCTGCTAATGATGAACAAACTAACATGTAAAGCctgaagcagcagaaactgactTTAAACACATTTGAACTTCTACAATAAaacaactgaaggaaaagaaatgtttgttcTTACCTGTTACAAACAGTTTAGTTCCAGAGCCAAAGATGAGGTAGTACCATCCTCCTCCACACAGTGAGTGAGAGTGATACAAAaacctgtctgctgctgaatgTGGCAGCTGAGCTGAACAGCCCAAATGATGAAGCAGTATCATATTTCAGCTCCATGATGTGTTTCTCTAATGTTCAGATCAACATGAGCGTCTCTTCTGCTCTCTTCTTTCAGCCTGGTGTTATTCTGAAATGTTCTTCCTTctgctctgtgtgtgcatgtaagcgcctctgcagcagcaacagaaagcagctgCAACAGGGGCACAGATTCTGCCTCAACTTCTCAATATGTCTGACAGGCACTGAGGCAAAAAATGGGAAGTGATCCATGTGATTTGGAGCTGGCCGCCAGCAAGACCCCAGCAGCAGGGAAAAGAAGTCCTTTAGAAGTCTGGACCGCGTTATTCAGTGAGGAAGTCGGCCAGTAGACCAGTGATACCATGTGATGGAGCAGCTCAGTGGAACCGCTGGGATGGTGGGTCATGCTCTCAGTCTTTCTAAGATGTTGGAGTTTTCCAAGCTGTCTTTGAAGGCAGATTACTGATTCCCTTCACCTCAGAGATTTTTCCCTGTGCGTTTccagccttctgcttctgccaTCCTGAACTTCTTGGTGTTGTTGAAGTCGTATTTTGACTTCCCCGAGTTGGTTGGTGCGAGAGAATAAAATGACGGAGAGAACGGAGTACAAACTGCAGTTATTTATTACCAAGGATCCTTGGGGAACACGCAGTACAGAAAAAGTCTGCTCTCAAGCCAAGCGCCCTGTGTTCTGAAGCCGCGC
The sequence above is drawn from the Odontesthes bonariensis isolate fOdoBon6 chromosome 14, fOdoBon6.hap1, whole genome shotgun sequence genome and encodes:
- the LOC142398572 gene encoding immunoglobulin lambda-1 light chain-like; amino-acid sequence: MLFLPAAALCCLCSALVAMAAELSQDQLTLTRRVGQSVSFSCGQTDQCDYDYVYWYQKKETETFRLIIWINKNSGHVNKGFGHPQENDFSAVNKQNGCELQIQKVKLDHSATYYCSCDKNAYLIFGSGTKLFVTDEQVVKPVVSVCPIASRVHLEGRSSLLCLASGMFPPLVRFSWKRQKKNGGLEELPPAEGWQTNFQRSGRSAAIRAVDSDSLHTYKYSCSVEHEGGRVEAQTQQEVPATPPPTAAAPPPTAAAPAHLPEETSPASDPAASSVPPQPVKLSASFQSELRVKLLCLLYTLLIVKSLVCCCGLSLLMILRNKGASTGCTHAD